A single genomic interval of Prionailurus viverrinus isolate Anna chromosome A2, UM_Priviv_1.0, whole genome shotgun sequence harbors:
- the RLN3 gene encoding relaxin-3, producing the protein MAKRSLLLLLAVWVLAGELWLSTEARASPYGVKLCGREFIRAVIFTCGGSRWRRSDILAHEATGDTFPDTDSDTDSELDGAVASSEWLALTKYPRALYVDRPGWQGTPGAPRAVRDVLDGLSSNCCKWGCSKSEISSLC; encoded by the exons ATGGCCAAGCgctcgctgctgctgctgctggccgtGTGGGTGCTGGCTGGGGAGCTGTGGCTGAGCACCGAGGCCCGGGCATCACCCTACGGAGTGAAGCTTTGCGGCCGGGAATTCATCCGGGCCGTCATCTTCACCTGCGGGGGCTCCCGATGGAGGCGGTCAGACATCCTGGCCCATGAAGCTACGGGTGA CACCTTCCCAGACACAGACTCTGACACAGACAGCGAGCTGGACGGGGCAGTAGCCTCCAGCGAGTGGCTGGCCCTGACCAAGTACCCCCGGGCTTTGTATGTAGACCGACCTGGCTGGCAGGGAACTCCAGGGGCTCCGCGCGCTGTCCGTGATGTCCTGGATGGCCTCTCCAGCAACTGCTGCAAGTGGGGGTGCAGTAAGAGTGAAATCAGCAGTCTCTGCTAG